In the genome of Triticum urartu cultivar G1812 chromosome 5, Tu2.1, whole genome shotgun sequence, one region contains:
- the LOC125508637 gene encoding protein trichome birefringence-like 10, with protein sequence MVGSPTKRLARRVMRRPLEKAGMVGLAVVATATAALLLLVCAASLRCSAAVDYALAAPRRLWSGGVSIAAEASPSPSAERGSGAVKKAAAAAAMVVGEECDLFDGSWVWDDTYPLYESKDCPFLDVGFRCSENGRPDASYVKWRWQPSRCDLPRFDAKFMLEKLRNRRVVFVGDSIGRNQWESLLCMLSSAVPNKKSIYEINGSPITKHMGFLIFKFSDYNCTVEYYRSPFIVLQGRAPAGAPKVVKYTVRVDAMDWMSGRGKWSSADILIFNTGHWWNYEKTIRGGAYFQEGSEVKMEMTITDAYQKSIRTLFNWLHKEVNTSKTHVIFRTYAPVHFRGGDWRSGGSCHLETLPDATPVKSLEQWADMLQPVHNFLGSSIRPKLPGLAILNVTQMTSQRKDGHLSVYLSPSGPVPLHRQDCSHWCLPGVPDTWNELLYAVFMKRQTVMDQNVSLAGSTTLNTG encoded by the exons ATGGTGGGGTCGCCCACGAAGCGGCTGGCGCGGCGGGTGATGAGGAGGCCGCTGGAGAAGGCCGGGATGGTGGGGCTCGCCGTGGTGGCCACGGCCACCGCCGCGCTGCTGCTGCTCGTCTGTGCCGCCTCGCTCCGCTGCTCCGCCGCCGTCGACTACGCGCTCGCGGCGCCCAGGAGGCTCTGGAGCGGCGGGGTCTCCATCGCGGCCGAggcgtcgccgtcgccgtcggcgGAGAGGGGGAGCGGCGCCGttaagaaggcggcggcggcggcggcgatggtggtAGGGGAGGAGTGCGACCTGTTCGACGGGAGTTGGGTGTGGGATGACACCTACCCGCTCTACGAGTCCAAGGACTGCCCCTTCTTAGACGTCGGGTTCCGGTGCTCGGAGAACGGCCGGCCGGACGCTTCCTATGTCAAATGGCGGTGGCAGCCGTCGCGCTGCGATCTACCCAG ATTCGATGCCAAATTTATGCTCGAGAAGCTACGGAATAGAAGGGTGGTATTTGTTGGTGATTCAATTGGAAGGAACCAATGGGAGTCTCTGCTTTGTATGCTCTCTAGTGCTGTTCCTAACAAGAAGTCCATCTATGAAATTAATGGGAGTCCCATCACAAAGCACATGGGTTTCTTGATTTTCAAGTTTAGCGACTACAATTGCACTGTGGAGTATTACAGGTCTCCTTTTATAGTCCTTCAAGGCCGTGCACCAGCTGGAGCCCCTAAGGTTGTTAAGTACACAGTTAGGGTGGACGCCATGGATTGGATGTCGGGCCGCGGTAAGTGGAGCAGTGCTGATATTTTGATCTTTAACACTGGGCATTGGTGGAACTACGAGAAAACTATCCGAGG GGGTGCCTATTTCCAAGAAGGAAGTGAGGTCAAGATGGAGATGACTATTACTGATGCGTACCAAAAATCAATACGGACACTATTCAATTGGCTTCACAAAGAAGTTAACACAAGCAAGACCCACGTCATCTTCCGTACTTATGCTCCTGTGCACTTCAG AGGTGGTGACTGGAGGAGTGGAGGGAGTTGCCACTTGGAAACTCTTCCTGATGCGACACCAGTTAAATCACTGGAGCAATGGGCTGACATGCTTCAACCTGTGCATAATTTTCTTGGGAGCAGCATCAGACCCAAGCTACCTGGGTTAGCTATATTGAACGTGACACAGATGACATCACAGCGAAAAGATGGTCACCTCTCAGTATACCtcagcccttcagggcctgtccCTCTGCACAGGCAGGATTGCAGCCATTGGTGCTTGCCTGGAGTTCCTGATACCTGGAACGAGCTTCTGTATGCTGTCTTCATGAAAAGGCAAACGGTGATGGACCAAAATGTTTCTCTTGCTGGCTCAACAACACTGAACACAGGCTGA